A genomic region of Gammaproteobacteria bacterium contains the following coding sequences:
- a CDS encoding PilC/PilY family type IV pilus protein has protein sequence MIYYNPNIRYRPPVKADGTSMPNSVFNNAMRDGYAPNGMISKVDLRNSYRPFYNYYPYYASNNYSISYSSAGRSSTYNRAYYYKWVGPSDASLTDMRNEDSNYQLVEINGTAEEQNFANWYSYYNTRSKLAKAAVSFAFVNFGPDFKIDWQQLNNNKFNSSTPRMKTFDGNHRVDFYDWLFHVPGSGNTPLRRATKYAGELFSDSYGGQSVYYDANYGGELTCQQNFHIAISDGSWNSYEGVSGNYDDGSIQVPAEEIGVPYTTTIANNYLYKDNNSSTLADTAFYYWIKDLKPGLENHVPRFIDDYTDKYGNNVIVSTGDNWWEEEELFWNPQNDPANWQHMVNFNIGLGIEGSFNRDTDLLGIKSGALNWPKTYNDTCFKRDLAGNEVFTSCANHVCYDGLDTSTADIVDCAGEEFPVGDIQLCVNTNYNTPFNCEDRIVRRVNESQARVDDVWHASLNSRGDYFSARNPQELSEALYKVVANIIKRKGRASAGSVSSNIISNESLAYKTGYDTSDWTGFVIANEINEDGTLGDVKWDAACKLTGGECPSIPGNPTVTQTRDHASRKIFTYDRESKTTHPFHTVNMSTNEIDAILDSDFMRAQEPPVTDKEAAADGIIHYVRGDRLYEQQNGGEYRNRRNLLGDVINSSAKIIRGPAEPYNDQFWSAGTPERNAADAGNGYVKFKADNQSRNNVILVGANDGMLHAFDAGINSNNGGDELWAYIPSESLDGISEYANPNYKHTSYVDAAPFVKDVFINGQWKTVALGGMRHGGKLFYALDLGENPEDEPTVLWEFTDQDDNDLGFTYSGGIVGRIAYPSSSTTVESKWVAFLPNGYNSNSHESAMFVVDLETGYVLHKWETGLGDINNPNGMSSPVAADYVVYDETDTTNTFYGSDQGIDFVYAGDLHGNVYKFNVKDIFTGSNTMEILYNGSPDRPITSAPRIFTPSDGSENVIVTFGTGKYLELPDRGVAGLPKQYMFGLKDSKLPITTPYTINDSRIVEQTISESAGYREVSDNNVGVANSWKIKLPEDGERIVNSFGRNNQSKILIAASIIPNGDNPCLPGGKSWIMILDARTGSTPVSGRLLNNGNSDGILIADIVVGNPEVLTTPGGNQSFLIIDGIDDDNAIPPIVLNSGEKWRRRSWHRINFY, from the coding sequence ATGATTTATTATAATCCAAATATTAGATACAGGCCACCTGTCAAAGCGGATGGAACATCTATGCCTAACTCTGTTTTTAATAATGCTATGCGTGATGGTTATGCACCCAATGGGATGATTTCGAAAGTAGACTTGAGAAATTCTTATAGACCATTTTATAACTACTATCCTTATTATGCCAGCAATAATTATTCAATAAGCTATTCATCAGCTGGTCGATCCAGTACTTATAATAGAGCTTATTATTATAAATGGGTTGGTCCATCAGATGCCAGTCTTACTGATATGAGAAATGAGGACTCAAACTATCAGTTGGTTGAAATAAACGGTACTGCTGAAGAGCAAAATTTCGCAAACTGGTACTCTTATTATAATACTCGATCTAAATTAGCTAAGGCAGCTGTTAGTTTCGCGTTTGTTAACTTTGGTCCAGATTTTAAAATTGATTGGCAACAGTTGAATAACAATAAGTTTAACAGTAGTACGCCTCGCATGAAAACATTTGATGGTAATCACAGAGTGGATTTTTATGACTGGCTGTTTCATGTTCCTGGTTCTGGAAATACTCCATTGAGGCGAGCGACAAAGTATGCCGGAGAATTGTTTAGTGATAGTTATGGTGGTCAGAGTGTTTATTATGATGCCAACTATGGTGGAGAATTAACATGTCAACAAAACTTCCATATAGCAATTTCTGATGGCTCATGGAATTCTTATGAAGGGGTATCTGGGAATTATGATGATGGTTCGATTCAGGTTCCAGCCGAAGAAATAGGAGTACCTTACACTACGACTATTGCTAATAATTACTTATACAAAGACAATAATTCAAGCACCTTGGCTGATACAGCATTCTATTACTGGATTAAAGATTTAAAACCTGGGCTGGAAAATCATGTCCCTAGATTTATTGATGATTATACTGATAAGTATGGAAATAACGTTATAGTTTCTACCGGAGACAACTGGTGGGAAGAGGAGGAGCTGTTTTGGAATCCTCAAAATGATCCGGCAAATTGGCAACATATGGTAAACTTTAATATTGGTTTGGGAATTGAGGGTAGCTTTAATAGAGATACTGACTTATTAGGTATAAAATCGGGAGCTTTAAATTGGCCTAAAACCTATAATGATACATGTTTTAAGAGAGATTTGGCTGGGAATGAGGTATTTACAAGTTGTGCTAATCATGTTTGTTATGATGGGTTAGATACAAGTACTGCAGATATTGTTGATTGTGCAGGTGAAGAATTTCCTGTGGGAGATATTCAGCTATGTGTTAACACAAACTATAATACCCCTTTTAACTGTGAAGATCGAATCGTCAGAAGGGTAAATGAATCTCAAGCCCGTGTTGATGATGTATGGCACGCATCTCTTAATAGTAGGGGAGATTATTTTAGTGCAAGAAACCCTCAAGAATTATCTGAGGCACTTTACAAGGTTGTAGCAAACATTATTAAGAGAAAGGGACGAGCGAGTGCCGGTAGTGTATCTTCAAACATTATATCAAATGAGTCTTTAGCTTATAAGACCGGCTATGATACATCTGATTGGACTGGTTTTGTCATCGCTAACGAAATTAATGAAGATGGAACATTAGGAGATGTTAAGTGGGATGCTGCTTGCAAGTTGACCGGGGGAGAATGTCCTTCTATTCCGGGAAACCCAACTGTAACTCAGACAAGGGATCATGCATCAAGAAAAATTTTTACTTATGATAGGGAATCAAAGACTACACATCCTTTTCATACGGTGAATATGTCAACTAATGAAATAGATGCTATTTTAGATTCTGATTTTATGAGAGCACAAGAACCTCCTGTTACAGATAAGGAAGCTGCAGCGGACGGTATTATTCACTATGTCAGAGGAGATCGGTTGTATGAGCAACAAAATGGTGGTGAATATAGAAACAGACGTAATTTATTAGGAGATGTTATTAACTCTTCAGCGAAAATTATCCGTGGACCTGCTGAACCATATAATGATCAGTTTTGGTCTGCAGGGACTCCTGAGAGAAATGCTGCAGATGCGGGAAATGGTTATGTTAAATTTAAAGCAGATAATCAAAGTAGAAATAACGTTATATTAGTTGGAGCTAATGATGGTATGCTTCACGCATTTGATGCAGGGATTAATTCAAATAATGGAGGCGATGAACTTTGGGCTTATATACCTTCTGAATCACTTGATGGCATATCAGAATATGCAAATCCAAACTATAAACATACATCTTACGTCGATGCAGCTCCGTTTGTAAAAGATGTCTTTATCAATGGACAATGGAAAACAGTAGCCCTAGGAGGAATGAGACACGGTGGTAAACTGTTTTATGCACTAGATTTAGGTGAAAACCCTGAGGATGAACCAACTGTGTTATGGGAGTTTACAGATCAGGATGATAATGATTTAGGGTTTACTTATTCAGGTGGCATAGTGGGACGTATTGCTTACCCTAGTAGTAGTACCACTGTTGAAAGCAAATGGGTCGCATTTTTACCAAATGGGTATAACAGTAATAGTCATGAGTCTGCAATGTTTGTAGTTGACTTAGAAACAGGGTATGTTTTGCACAAATGGGAAACTGGGCTTGGCGACATTAATAACCCAAATGGTATGAGTTCTCCTGTTGCGGCGGATTATGTTGTTTATGACGAAACAGATACAACCAATACATTCTATGGGTCAGATCAAGGTATTGACTTTGTGTATGCAGGAGATCTGCACGGAAATGTTTATAAGTTTAATGTGAAAGATATATTTACCGGTAGTAATACAATGGAGATTTTATATAACGGCTCTCCTGACCGACCAATAACGTCTGCTCCGAGGATTTTTACACCGAGTGATGGTAGTGAAAATGTGATTGTTACATTTGGTACAGGTAAATATCTCGAATTGCCAGACAGAGGTGTTGCAGGCCTTCCCAAACAATATATGTTTGGATTAAAAGATTCTAAATTACCAATTACAACCCCTTATACGATTAACGACTCAAGAATAGTAGAGCAAACTATTAGTGAGAGCGCTGGTTATCGGGAAGTTTCAGACAACAATGTTGGCGTTGCAAATAGCTGGAAAATAAAACTGCCAGAAGATGGTGAGAGAATTGTGAATAGTTTTGGAAGGAATAATCAGTCTAAAATTTTAATTGCAGCATCTATTATTCCGAATGGAGATAATCCATGTTTACCTGGAGGAAAAAGTTGGATTATGATTTTGGATGCTAGAACAGGGTCAACTCCGGTATCAGGGCGTTTACTTAATAATGGTAATAGCGATGGAATACTGATAGCTGACATAGTAGTTGGAAATCCTGAAGTTCTGACTACACCCGGTGGAAATCAGTCATTCTTAATAATTGACGGTATAGATGATGATAATGCAATTCCACCTATTGTTTTGAACTCCGGTGAGAAATGGCGTAGAAGAAGCTGGCATAGAATTAATTTTTACTAG
- a CDS encoding type IV pilin protein, giving the protein MKKHNKGFTLIELMIVVVIIGLIMAYAIPSYQRQVIVSKRTEAQNAIMQIAAAEEKHNGVCNVYTTTIAGSGNDCNSLGLGGAQFMTSTNYTFSVAVDAAVGYTISGVARAGSTQVNDNFGVNCTTLQLNALGQKLPLDCWQ; this is encoded by the coding sequence ATGAAAAAGCATAATAAAGGTTTTACTTTGATTGAGTTAATGATTGTCGTTGTTATCATAGGTTTAATTATGGCTTATGCTATACCATCATATCAAAGACAGGTTATTGTCTCGAAACGTACAGAAGCACAGAATGCCATTATGCAGATCGCTGCTGCCGAAGAAAAACATAATGGTGTATGCAATGTATATACGACGACAATTGCCGGCTCAGGAAATGATTGTAATAGCTTGGGGCTGGGAGGGGCGCAGTTTATGACCTCCACTAATTATACATTCAGTGTTGCTGTGGATGCCGCTGTCGGATATACCATTAGTGGAGTGGCTAGAGCCGGTAGTACTCAGGTCAATGATAATTTTGGTGTGAACTGTACAACATTGCAACTCAATGCACTAGGACAAAAATTACCATTAGACTGCTGGCAATAA
- the smpB gene encoding SsrA-binding protein SmpB, whose protein sequence is MGKKKKQTPSNVIAVNKKAGFEYTFLEDLEAGISLQGWEVKSLRQGKVQFNESYVFIRNHEAQLVGTLITPLSSTSTHIVAEPMRARKLLLHKKEIARLIGAVEQKGLTIVPRKLYWKSGKIKVQISLAKGKNVHDKRMTEKDRDWGRDKQRLLKNSGR, encoded by the coding sequence ATGGGAAAGAAAAAAAAACAAACACCGTCCAATGTCATCGCCGTCAATAAAAAAGCCGGTTTTGAATATACTTTTCTGGAAGATTTAGAAGCCGGAATTTCACTTCAAGGCTGGGAAGTCAAAAGTTTGCGTCAGGGAAAGGTTCAATTTAATGAGTCTTATGTCTTTATCCGCAATCATGAAGCACAATTGGTTGGAACTCTAATCACTCCTTTATCCAGCACTTCAACCCATATTGTTGCAGAACCCATGCGTGCCAGAAAACTTTTATTGCACAAAAAGGAAATTGCTCGTTTGATTGGAGCGGTTGAACAAAAAGGATTGACGATTGTTCCTCGCAAACTTTACTGGAAATCAGGAAAGATTAAAGTGCAGATTTCATTAGCTAAAGGTAAAAATGTTCACGACAAACGCATGACTGAAAAAGACCGTGACTGGGGACGAGATAAGCAAAGGTTGCTTAAAAACTCAGGTCGATAA
- a CDS encoding SRPBCC family protein, translating to MHTVNRQAIVRHNAEKMFHLVNDIMSYPQFLKWCHDSHLLEHSENHMLAGMTVSLAGIKQNFTTQNIFSRDGDNLRIDLSLYKGPFDKLSGYWFFTHLNDEASKIELHMDFHFKSGFLNSAFKRAFGKIAQQLVSDFVNQANKVYL from the coding sequence ATGCACACAGTAAACCGACAAGCAATCGTTCGACACAATGCTGAAAAAATGTTTCATCTGGTCAATGATATAATGTCCTATCCGCAATTTCTCAAGTGGTGCCATGACTCGCACTTGTTGGAGCATTCAGAAAATCATATGCTTGCCGGTATGACGGTGAGTCTTGCAGGGATTAAACAAAACTTCACCACACAGAATATTTTTTCTCGTGATGGTGACAATTTGAGGATTGATTTGAGTTTGTATAAAGGTCCGTTTGATAAACTTTCGGGCTATTGGTTTTTTACCCATTTGAATGATGAAGCCAGCAAAATTGAACTGCACATGGACTTTCATTTCAAATCCGGGTTTTTAAATTCGGCTTTTAAACGAGCCTTTGGTAAAATTGCACAACAACTCGTTTCAGACTTCGTAAATCAGGCAAATAAGGTGTATCTATGA
- a CDS encoding RnfH family protein codes for MINVEVAYALPEKQEIVKLQVNKKTTIEQAIKQSGLLEVYSDIDLFSEDSTNKVGIFSQIKSLDQIVNDGDRIEIYRPLIADPKEVRKKRAEQQREQGIVK; via the coding sequence ATGATCAATGTTGAGGTTGCTTATGCACTTCCAGAGAAACAGGAAATTGTTAAACTGCAAGTAAACAAGAAAACAACAATCGAACAAGCGATTAAGCAATCAGGGTTGCTTGAGGTGTATTCTGATATTGACTTGTTCTCTGAAGATTCTACAAATAAGGTTGGAATTTTCAGTCAAATTAAATCGCTGGATCAAATCGTTAATGACGGAGATCGTATTGAAATTTATCGTCCTTTAATCGCAGATCCGAAAGAAGTCAGAAAAAAACGAGCCGAACAACAAAGAGAACAAGGAATTGTAAAGTAA
- a CDS encoding cupin domain-containing protein produces the protein MNKLNLFRDCSVSKEEFLRDYWHQKPLLIKNAVDIGDFVSCFPDKQQLIKLSCDDDIQSRIVFKNSETNYDVEYGPFSHEDFNELEDETWNLLVSDIDKWHPLSRKILQHFDFIRNWIFDDIMLSCGSVGGTVGPHTDHYDVFLLQVEGQRLWKFSNSKILNPDLLPDQALKLMSDFQYDTEYNLNPGDILYLPPEYAHYGIISSDDCVTCSIGMRTPSASELSVSFVDSLAQTLSDNNRFVEPQFQSQPLKGEITQDDLSAVKNILLDNLSFENMNLISWFGKYLTEYRSLFYEFNEYKEQEEFNQRLDLKTSPFSKTCYFAQGDNAILFVNGIEFDCSLNFAKLICNEQTISSEMVSKLNKIDLEVVEKLFCEGALIEF, from the coding sequence TTGAACAAACTGAACTTATTTAGAGATTGCTCAGTCAGCAAGGAAGAATTCCTACGCGATTATTGGCATCAAAAGCCCTTATTGATTAAAAATGCAGTTGATATTGGTGATTTTGTTTCCTGCTTTCCTGACAAACAACAACTGATTAAACTGAGTTGTGATGATGATATTCAATCGAGAATTGTATTCAAAAACTCAGAAACAAATTATGATGTTGAATATGGTCCTTTCTCGCATGAAGACTTTAATGAACTTGAGGATGAAACCTGGAATCTTTTAGTTTCCGACATCGACAAATGGCATCCACTGAGCCGGAAAATTCTGCAACATTTTGATTTTATCCGCAACTGGATATTCGATGACATTATGCTGAGTTGTGGTTCTGTTGGCGGAACTGTCGGACCACATACCGATCATTATGATGTGTTTTTGTTACAGGTTGAAGGACAAAGACTTTGGAAGTTTTCAAACAGCAAAATTCTAAATCCGGATTTACTTCCTGACCAAGCACTGAAACTTATGTCCGACTTTCAATACGACACCGAATACAATCTCAACCCGGGAGATATTTTGTATTTACCACCGGAATACGCTCATTATGGAATCATCAGCTCAGATGATTGTGTAACCTGTTCCATCGGCATGAGAACTCCATCAGCATCTGAACTAAGTGTTTCCTTTGTTGATAGTTTGGCTCAAACTTTGTCAGATAATAATCGTTTTGTTGAGCCTCAATTTCAGTCTCAACCTTTAAAAGGGGAAATAACTCAAGACGATTTATCAGCTGTGAAAAATATCCTATTGGACAATTTATCTTTTGAAAACATGAATTTAATCTCTTGGTTTGGAAAATACCTTACCGAATACAGAAGTCTTTTTTATGAATTCAATGAATACAAAGAACAGGAAGAGTTCAACCAACGATTGGATTTAAAAACATCACCATTCAGCAAAACTTGCTATTTCGCTCAAGGTGATAATGCAATATTATTCGTTAATGGAATAGAATTTGATTGCAGTTTAAATTTTGCTAAACTGATTTGTAATGAACAAACTATTTCTTCTGAAATGGTATCCAAACTGAATAAAATAGACCTTGAAGTTGTTGAAAAACTCTTTTGTGAAGGTGCTCTAATAGAATTCTAA